The Campylobacter anatolicus nucleotide sequence AAAAGCTTCATTGTCGCTCTTTGGTTCAGGGATTGTGAGTTTATAGGTTTGCTCTCCGTTTCCAATTTTAGTCTGTTTATCTTTGCCATCTTTTAAATCATGCCACTGCACAATTACGGCTGAGTAGCTATTTCGGTTTGCTTCAGTGACTGATAAGCTTTTACAATCGGTCAGAGCTATCTTAAAGCTTGGTAAATTTTCATTTTTAGGCGTGTTTGATGTTTGGCTCTCATCGCCTTTGGCGTCTTTTGCTGTGATTATGATTGTGTTATTTGCTACTTTCATAATATAGCCATACTCAAAGCAAAGCCCATATAAAAAGTCAAGATCGTTAATATCGTTTTGCAAGGTTGAAGCTATGGGTTGATCGTTTGTGCTTGTTTTTATGCTTAGTTTGTTTTCATTGGCTATTTTTGAAGCTATGCTAAAAAGGCTAGTATTCTCCCAGCTTCTACGTTTAGCTATCTTCCCTGGACTTGCAAAATTTACAGCTGTTGCTCTTACTTCTGTTGTATTGGCTTTGTAATCACGTGTAGTTGTTTGGACGCTAAATTTACCGCAATGAAATAGATTATCACCATATCCCAACCAAAGCTCCAGCTGATCTCCAAATATAGGTTTTGCATAAATTCCATTAACAACAAAGCTTATCTCATCACTTTCGCTTCCCTCTTTATCTTCATAGTTTAGGCTTATTAAATT carries:
- a CDS encoding phage late control D family protein, translating into MVKKPNFKLLAKGNDITAKIKSNLISLNYEDKEGSESDEISFVVNGIYAKPIFGDQLELWLGYGDNLFHCGKFSVQTTTRDYKANTTEVRATAVNFASPGKIAKRRSWENTSLFSIASKIANENKLSIKTSTNDQPIASTLQNDINDLDFLYGLCFEYGYIMKVANNTIIITAKDAKGDESQTSNTPKNENLPSFKIALTDCKSLSVTEANRNSYSAVIVQWHDLKDGKDKQTKIGNGEQTYKLTIPEPKSDNEAFKKGEAKLNELQRGGINGNLSCAGRELRAGGKLKVIGVAGLENNKFSIKSVSHNLSTTSYMINVEFDG